From Toxorhynchites rutilus septentrionalis strain SRP chromosome 2, ASM2978413v1, whole genome shotgun sequence, a single genomic window includes:
- the LOC129771476 gene encoding scavenger receptor class B member 1 isoform X2 produces MPTNTMGKKDEPTEQSTENPQRIGRLSIIGLALFAAVIFLLGLFTHKYEITQFLLEERLRMREFMPHFRWWQNTSDVLVTCRIYVFSVTNRQRWLDNLDDRLKFEEIGPITYRETLDHLDVVFHENNSTISYNSRRQLLFMPDHNEDNILNKTITVPNIAVLAMAAKLQRSSSLVKWAFRLILSGSGDDVFVNTTVQNYLWNMTSPVIQHAKKIVPFMVPMENIGVLNVMYQNYNDRVNVRYGKRYGHEQFFMMNSYGSRPTVPGFIPENGDCFASIVNATEGAAYQQQLNEKSVLIYWRKTLCRPVPLYFEKKVHIKSLVGYKYVLLDSSYDRLANLSNDCYKGQISLLENGMTDMSKCFTDFPVVATSPHYYARNLSAATQISGMKPNRESHHSYIVADPSLGIPIDQCARTQSNLFLPKLSNFPDKILKFSEMILPMFWIEYTLETQTVHSSLAIHGRCLLLIFSAMRALI; encoded by the exons ATGCCAACGAATACAATGGGAAAAAAAGATGAACCTACGGAGCAATCGACAGAAAACCCTCAGCGTATTG GTAGATTATCGATCATTGGACTTGCCCTTTTCGCAGCTGTTATTTTCCTACTTGGTTTATTCACTCATAAATATGAAATTACGCAATTTTTACTTGAGGAGCGTTTAAGAATGCGTGAATTTATGCCTCACTTCCGGTGGTGGCAGAATACATCAGACGTGTTG GTTACTTGCAGAATATACGTGTTTTCAGTAACAAACAGACAACGTTGGTTGGATAATCTAGACGATCGATTAAAATTCGAAGAAATCGGCCCTATCACTTATCGAGAAACACTCGATCATCTGGACGTGGTTTTCCATGAAAATAATTCAACCATATCATACAATTCGAGGAGGCAGCTTTTGTTCATGCCTGATCACAACGAAGATAACATTCTCAATAAAACAATCACTGTGCCAAACATTGCAGTGCTG GCAATGGCAGCGAAATTGCAAAGGTCAAGTTCGTTGGTTAAATGGGCCTTCAGGCTAATTCTGTCTGGTTCCGGTGATGATGTATTCGTCAACACAACTGTACAAAATTATCTCTGGAATATGACCAGTCCGGTGATACAGCATGCGAAAAAAATTGTGCCTTTTATGGTTCCCATGGAGAACATTGGAGTATTAAATGTG atGTACCAGAACTACAATGACCGTGTTAATGTCCGTTACGGCAAAAGATACGGACACGAGCAATTTTTTATGATGAACTCCTATGGCTCTCGCCCCACGGTACCGGGATTTATACCGGAAAATGGTGATTGTTTTGCTTCGATTGTTAATGCTACTGAAGGTGCGGCATACCAGCaacaactgaatgaaaaatCCGTGTTAATATACTGGAGAAAAACCCTTTGCCGGCCTGTTCCACTGTATTTCGAGAAGAAAGTGCACATTAAATCCTTAGTCGGGTATAAATATGTACTGCTGGACAGCTCGTATGATCGGCTAGCAAATTTGTCAAACGATTGTTACAAGGGTCAAATAAGCTTGCTTGAAAATGGTATGACGGACATGTCTAAGTGTTTCACAG ATTTTCCAGTAGTCGCAACTAGCCCGCATTATTATGCACGCAACTTATCTGCAGCAACACAAATTTCAGGAATGAAGCCGAACAGAGAGAGCCATCATAGTTACATAGTCGCTGACCCTAGCCTCGGAATCCCAATCGATCAATGTGCACGAACTCAAAGCAATttgtttctaccaaaactcagtAACTTTCCTGATAAAATTCTTAAATTCAGTGAAATGATTCTTCCCATGTTTTGGATAGAATAT